The Oryza glaberrima chromosome 9, OglaRS2, whole genome shotgun sequence genome includes a window with the following:
- the LOC127785408 gene encoding uncharacterized protein LOC127785408 — protein sequence MASSSLLRSAGGALRRWIPRRSCPPEDSRLFPSTSYRVWFGRRQSGYEQAFAESPRRRHLGSDCGGSTDNNQKRYSMDELLKCKRQLEKNKEGASRPADIPDHESKEDELYRKMRSTFDKLCHCLDEQEHILREIEDQVDNDEKFDQVKQYLVAIPSLVCIGLILDRMHMFG from the exons aTGGCTTCTTCGTCGCTGCTCCgatccgccggcggcgcgctccggcgGTGGATCCCTCGGCGGTCGTGTCCACCGGAGGATTCGCGCCTCTTCCCCAGCACCAGCTACCGGGTTTGGTTCGGGAGGAGACAATCTGGCTATGAACAGGCGTTCGCGGagagcccgcggcggcgccatctcGGCTCCGATTGCGGCGGAAGTACCGACAACAATCAG AAACGTTACTCAATGGATGAATTGTTGAAATGCAAAAGGCAATTAGAGAAGAACAAGGAGGGAGCTTCTAGGCCCGCTGACATTCCAGACCATGAAAGCAAGGAAGACGAGCTCTATAGAAAGATGAGATCGACTTTTGACAAGCTGTGCCACTGCTTAGATGAGCAGGAACATATACTTCGAGAAATTGAAGATCAAGTTGACAATGATGAAAA GTTTGATCAAGTCAAACAATATCTGGTGGCAATCCCTAGCTTGGTTTGTATTGGTCTTATTCTTGATAGGATGCATATGTTTGGTTGA
- the LOC127785073 gene encoding uncharacterized protein LOC127785073, which produces MASSSSSSLLRSVARELRRSIPPPRPLPAMSVMDRLAPRLLSTESSNHKMNPSSSSPLLDNFFRSDRAKRMDTSKVQFSKDDLKEFDRYLDERTKRAERNLLLSLDKFCDACERRASLLRDIKAMLEARNKRSAQKFLLVKQWAVLISYSSVLGFALYNLHLFS; this is translated from the exons atggcttcgtcgtcttcgtcgtcgttgCTCCGATCCGTCGCCCGCGAGCTCCGGCGGTCGatccctccgccgcgcccgctcCCGGCCATGTCGGTGATGGACCGACTCGCCCCGCGTCTCCTCAGCACCGAGTCCTCTAACCACAAGAtgaacccctcctcctcctcgccgcttcTGGACAACTTCTTCCGCTCCGATCGCGCTAAGAGGATGGATACCAGTAAG GTTCAATTCTCAAAGGACGACCTTAAGGAATTCGATAGGTATTTGGATGAGAGGACGAAGCGAGCTGAGAGGAACTTGTTGCTGTCTCTGGACAAGTTCTGTGATGCCTGTGAAAGACGGGCTTCTCTGCTTCGAGACATCAAAGCGATGTTAGAGGCTAGAAATAAACGGTCTGCCCAAAA GTTTCTTCTTGTTAAGCAATGGGCAGTGTTAATTTCTTACTCCTCTGTTCTTGGTTTTGCTCTTTATAATCTGCATTTGTTTAGTTGA